A stretch of the Terriglobales bacterium genome encodes the following:
- a CDS encoding HD domain-containing phosphohydrolase, with amino-acid sequence MLLIFEALADLGSLMTADRDFPETAGSVLSLVMDAVDAREGALFLFRDRPAMMASIFAKGFLTFPDQAVIPLLPKHVHALTSLRAPLPISAKSYEGYLTANGNVAPELFKCIVPLRVGNKLVGMTALGRRGEDAVYSAEDIEALRMLSHYVALGVNNYTLSQSLAQRVSEHLRLLASVQSFYDNALETFANAIDIKHINIRGHSLRVGRYAAGISDAMGLDPAEITGIRASGYLHDIGKVAVDKALFGKPSKLNADEFREMADHTVIGHQIVHGVQFPWAHVPEVVRNHHERADGSGYPDKLHLDELATPVRVIGLADTFDAMTSERPYRHSLTVGEALSDIIRNTPTKFDPIAVQALLIQIRREASGSNKSKFLDDRIVCNIAPTDVDVLASMLNHRLNNGRVYSN; translated from the coding sequence ATGCTGTTGATCTTCGAGGCCCTAGCGGACCTTGGATCCCTCATGACCGCCGACCGCGATTTTCCCGAGACAGCCGGCAGCGTCCTGTCGCTCGTGATGGACGCAGTCGATGCACGGGAAGGCGCACTCTTTTTGTTCCGCGATCGCCCTGCGATGATGGCATCCATCTTTGCCAAGGGCTTCCTCACCTTTCCAGATCAAGCAGTCATTCCTTTACTACCGAAGCATGTCCACGCGCTGACGTCGCTCCGTGCCCCCCTGCCGATATCGGCGAAGAGCTACGAGGGCTACCTCACCGCCAACGGCAACGTTGCACCCGAACTGTTCAAGTGTATTGTTCCTCTTCGGGTTGGAAACAAACTGGTTGGCATGACTGCACTCGGCCGGCGCGGCGAAGATGCGGTGTATTCGGCCGAAGATATCGAAGCACTGCGGATGTTGAGCCATTACGTGGCGCTCGGCGTGAACAACTACACGTTGAGCCAGTCGCTGGCGCAGCGGGTTTCAGAGCATCTGCGTCTGTTGGCGTCGGTACAAAGCTTCTACGACAACGCGCTGGAAACGTTTGCAAACGCCATCGACATCAAGCACATCAATATCCGTGGACACTCGCTACGCGTGGGCCGCTATGCAGCCGGCATCTCGGATGCGATGGGGCTTGACCCGGCGGAGATTACCGGTATCCGGGCGAGCGGCTATCTGCACGATATCGGCAAAGTCGCCGTCGATAAAGCGTTGTTCGGGAAACCCAGCAAGCTGAATGCGGATGAGTTCCGCGAGATGGCGGATCATACTGTCATCGGGCATCAGATCGTGCATGGGGTGCAGTTCCCGTGGGCGCATGTGCCGGAGGTGGTACGGAATCATCACGAGCGCGCCGACGGCAGCGGGTATCCCGACAAGCTTCACCTGGATGAACTTGCCACTCCGGTGCGGGTCATCGGACTGGCTGACACCTTCGATGCCATGACGTCGGAGCGTCCGTACCGGCACTCGCTGACAGTGGGCGAGGCTTTGAGCGACATCATCCGGAATACACCTACCAAGTTCGATCCGATTGCGGTGCAGGCGCTGTTGATACAGATCCGCCGCGAAGCCTCCGGCAGCAATAAGAGCAAGTTCCTTGACGATCGCATCGTGTGCAACATCGCACCCACGGACGTGGA
- a CDS encoding HAD family hydrolase — protein MHSIRSNGAQTLLIDADDTLWENNIYFERAIAKFISYLDHKEHSREQVREILNEVERGNILTHGYGLHSFAHALITTFEKLSVDPVTPEMHATIHSFCHEIAEHPVEVIDGVAETLEYLSGKHHLIMMTKGNITEQTGKIERSGLKHYFAAIEIVAEKDVPTYRGIMEKYELARESSWMVGNSPKSDINPAIGAGIHAVFVPHDNTWIMEHEEVCSETGDCRLLQLERFSDLRLHF, from the coding sequence ATGCATTCCATTCGATCAAATGGCGCCCAAACCCTGCTTATCGATGCTGACGATACGCTCTGGGAAAACAACATCTATTTCGAACGTGCGATTGCTAAGTTCATTTCGTACCTCGACCACAAGGAACATTCGCGCGAACAAGTACGCGAGATTCTGAACGAGGTCGAGCGCGGAAACATCCTCACGCACGGATACGGGCTGCACAGCTTCGCGCATGCGCTGATAACGACCTTCGAGAAGCTGAGTGTCGATCCGGTGACCCCGGAGATGCACGCTACGATTCACAGCTTCTGCCACGAGATTGCGGAGCATCCGGTGGAAGTCATCGACGGTGTCGCCGAGACGCTGGAATATCTCTCCGGCAAGCATCACCTGATTATGATGACCAAGGGCAACATCACCGAGCAGACCGGGAAGATCGAGCGGTCAGGATTAAAGCACTACTTTGCAGCGATCGAGATCGTTGCGGAAAAGGACGTGCCGACGTATCGCGGAATCATGGAGAAATATGAGCTCGCGCGCGAAAGCAGTTGGATGGTTGGCAACTCCCCAAAATCGGACATCAACCCGGCAATTGGGGCAGGCATCCATGCTGTGTTCGTTCCCCATGACAATACGTGGATCATGGAGCATGAAGAAGTCTGCAGCGAGACGGGCGATTGTCGCTTATTACAGTTGGAGCGTTTCAGCGATTTGCGCTTGCACTTCTGA